A single Curtobacterium sp. MCJR17_020 DNA region contains:
- the pilM gene encoding type IV pilus assembly protein PilM translates to MPKSIVGVDIGAAAIRAVEVQDADRPKPTIVRFAEVPVPEGATRQGEVVEPNTVAGALRQLWSIGRFRSKDVVLGMGNQRVLSRDLTVPRAPIAQIRESLPFQVQDMLPVPVGDAILDFYPTGEGFGENGPTVTGLLIAAVKDAVLANVRAVQNAGLNPVGVDLIPFALARVLAPTSRRGTVAIVECGGNTTTVVVVTDGVPKFVRIIPTGGDDVTRMLAGRMSINENAAEAVKRHLGMDPLTAKTGDDALAVAAVRETVGEMLASLRNTINYFANTHPEEPVAEILLSGAGAALPGFAVALSEFTRTPVRFGAPFANAAVAKSVRTEDLHAHGTSIAVAWGLAAGGKAA, encoded by the coding sequence ATGCCGAAGAGCATCGTCGGCGTCGACATCGGCGCCGCAGCGATCCGCGCCGTCGAGGTGCAGGACGCCGATCGGCCGAAGCCGACCATCGTGCGGTTCGCCGAGGTCCCGGTCCCCGAGGGCGCCACGCGTCAGGGGGAGGTGGTCGAGCCCAACACCGTCGCCGGTGCGCTCCGCCAGCTCTGGTCGATCGGACGCTTCCGGTCGAAGGACGTCGTGCTCGGTATGGGCAACCAGCGTGTGCTGTCGCGCGACCTGACGGTGCCACGTGCACCGATCGCACAGATCCGCGAGTCCCTGCCGTTCCAGGTGCAGGACATGCTCCCGGTCCCGGTCGGCGACGCCATCCTCGACTTCTACCCGACGGGTGAGGGTTTTGGGGAGAACGGCCCCACCGTCACCGGCCTGCTCATCGCCGCCGTGAAGGACGCGGTACTCGCGAACGTGCGCGCCGTCCAGAACGCCGGCCTCAACCCGGTCGGCGTGGACCTCATCCCGTTCGCGTTGGCGCGGGTGCTCGCTCCGACGAGCAGGCGGGGAACGGTGGCCATCGTCGAGTGCGGTGGCAACACGACGACCGTGGTGGTCGTCACCGACGGGGTTCCGAAGTTCGTCCGCATCATCCCGACGGGTGGCGATGACGTCACGCGGATGCTCGCTGGACGGATGTCCATCAACGAGAACGCTGCCGAGGCCGTGAAACGACACCTCGGCATGGACCCGCTCACCGCGAAGACGGGAGACGACGCGCTCGCCGTCGCTGCAGTCCGCGAGACGGTGGGCGAGATGCTCGCAAGTCTGCGGAACACGATCAACTACTTCGCGAACACCCACCCGGAGGAGCCCGTCGCCGAGATCCTGCTCAGCGGTGCGGGAGCGGCCCTTCCCGGATTCGCGGTCGCGTTGTCGGAGTTCACCCGGACGCCGGTCCGGTTCGGTGCTCCCTTCGCCAACGCGGCCGTCGCGAAGTCGGTCCGGACTGAGGACCTGCACGCGCACGGCACGTCGATCGCGGTCGCCTGGGGACTCGCGGCCGGAGGGAAGGCAGCATGA
- a CDS encoding A24 family peptidase has translation MTVLSSVAPFVTVLVGLLGLAIGSFLNVVVYRVPAGMSVVAPASSCPGCGHEIRRRDNVPVVSWLLLRARCRDCSAPISARYPLVEAATGLLFVVVAMFSMLAPWSPLAGLDGTRGLVRGALLLAAFLYLMAISVSLTLIDLDTHTLPNRIVLPAYIVLPLLLLAASAVSGDWAAALRGLIGLVVLGSVYLALALAVPGGMGLGDVKLAGVLGLVLAYLGWGPLAVGSFGAFLLGGTFAIVLLVVRRAGRRSGIPFGPWMLAGAWLGIAVGAPVWDLYLGVLGLA, from the coding sequence ATGACCGTTCTGTCGTCCGTCGCACCGTTCGTCACCGTTCTCGTCGGGCTGCTCGGACTGGCGATCGGCTCGTTCCTCAACGTCGTCGTGTACCGGGTGCCCGCGGGGATGTCCGTCGTCGCACCCGCGAGCTCGTGCCCGGGCTGCGGGCACGAGATCCGCCGTCGGGACAACGTCCCGGTCGTCTCCTGGCTCCTCCTGCGCGCCCGGTGCCGCGACTGCAGCGCGCCCATCTCGGCCCGCTACCCGCTCGTCGAGGCCGCCACGGGCCTCCTGTTCGTCGTGGTGGCGATGTTCTCGATGCTCGCTCCGTGGTCGCCGTTGGCCGGCCTCGACGGCACCCGGGGACTCGTCCGCGGCGCGTTGTTGCTCGCCGCGTTCCTGTACTTGATGGCGATCAGCGTCTCGCTCACCCTCATCGACCTCGACACGCACACGCTGCCGAACCGCATCGTGCTGCCGGCCTACATCGTGCTGCCGCTGCTCCTGCTCGCTGCGTCGGCGGTCTCCGGTGACTGGGCTGCTGCGCTCCGGGGCCTCATCGGTCTCGTCGTCCTCGGGTCCGTCTACCTGGCGCTTGCGCTCGCAGTGCCCGGCGGGATGGGACTCGGAGACGTCAAGCTCGCTGGCGTCCTCGGCCTCGTGCTCGCGTACCTCGGATGGGGACCCCTCGCAGTGGGTTCTTTCGGGGCGTTCCTGCTCGGCGGTACCTTCGCAATCGTCCTCCTGGTCGTACGCCGGGCGGGCCGCCGGAGCGGGATCCCGTTCGGCCCCTGGATGCTCGCGGGTGCCTGGCTCGGCATCGCCGTCGGAGCGCCGGTCTGGGACCTCTACCTGGGTGTGCTCGGGCTCGCCTGA
- a CDS encoding prepilin-type N-terminal cleavage/methylation domain-containing protein produces MRALLRRLHRDQRGITLVELLVAMLITSLLLTLVGSFFVSMLKAQRTVSSVNESTRQGTTSMTQVSRYLREASRWQVTKTTNRAAFESASATSMQFYSGVDLSTSRAGLTKVTIDVQGTKLRMQLQRGDCPAGGYCTFTGTTKTVVLADVVRTSGANSALFGYVNASGDTISPTSATLDSIRSVDVTLKVASASGTTANDTTFQATINLRNLDYGAATES; encoded by the coding sequence ATGCGCGCGCTGCTCCGCCGTCTCCACCGCGACCAACGCGGGATCACCCTCGTCGAACTCCTCGTTGCGATGCTCATCACGTCGCTGCTCCTCACCCTGGTCGGCAGCTTCTTCGTGTCGATGCTCAAGGCGCAGCGGACCGTCTCCTCGGTGAACGAGAGCACTCGCCAAGGAACGACCTCGATGACGCAGGTGAGTCGCTACCTGCGCGAAGCATCGCGGTGGCAGGTCACGAAGACGACGAACCGAGCGGCGTTCGAGAGCGCCTCGGCGACGAGCATGCAGTTCTACTCCGGCGTCGATCTCTCGACGTCTCGCGCCGGACTCACCAAGGTCACCATCGACGTGCAGGGCACCAAGCTCCGCATGCAGCTGCAGCGTGGAGACTGTCCTGCGGGCGGGTACTGCACGTTCACCGGCACGACGAAGACCGTCGTCCTGGCCGACGTCGTCCGGACGAGCGGCGCCAACAGCGCCCTGTTCGGCTACGTCAACGCGTCGGGGGACACGATCAGCCCGACGTCCGCCACCCTCGACTCGATCCGGTCCGTCGACGTCACACTCAAGGTGGCATCCGCATCGGGCACGACGGCGAACGACACCACGTTCCAAGCCACCATCAACCTGCGCAACCTCGACTACGGCGCAGCGACGGAGTCATGA